From Corvus cornix cornix isolate S_Up_H32 chromosome 5, ASM73873v5, whole genome shotgun sequence, the proteins below share one genomic window:
- the AKAP5 gene encoding A-kinase anchor protein 5, with the protein MVKAAKEIQMENPREAETPSTGATCSPPEEQAEKPSMLCFKKRKKSCKKGLTVKDVCEGTSEEKSQCVSADQEEAKPSKPSQSSKGTWAAIKNLTRPRRRQKSSSRKKVPSDSQVQLEVDAEESCAQDLPKKRASSGVKMPCVRFSRGKKKSSPSEAVEESEGSGQANEVMGVLNKASEEPEDLAPTDKSESFSPVSAEEEEQDTVKQEQHRMKEDQDTMKEEQDTVKEDKDIVKEDQDTAKESDTSVGKSEPLTEPTPDAEEHLECTVQSEITDSETVDETAQDKLQEGSLPQTTDNAEGREGAPEVPVSKDQPDNVPEITERQEIPNICKEMPERDELEKSINLPEECKAEETVTDFSELASGGDAASVQETASVKDAASVKDATSVQEAVNVQEAASVKDDAVSVKDTVSVKDTASVQDATSVQDAASVKEAANVQDATSVKDTVGVQDAVSAQDAAGRKDAASAQEAASVQDAVSVKHAVSAQEAVSVQEAVSVKDAVNAQEAASAQEAASAQEAVSAQEAVSVQEAVSAQEAVSVQEAVSVKDAVSVKDAVSVQDAVSAQEAVSVKDAVSAQEAVSVKDAASVQEEASVKEPVSVLEAASVQECSSHQVLEANAGAGVSIIITITEAEDSDNTDSDQAYEPSPVLHQKRQKGNKKSNRNADVGQKEGPEAGGGPQAEEKGLGDQGHRTGEQYELLLIETASSLVKAAIQSSIEQLVNEMALEQNKHNSFL; encoded by the coding sequence ATGGTGAAGGCAGCTAAGGAAATTCAAATGGAGAACCCAAGAGAGGCAGAGACTCCCAGCACAGGGGCCACATGTTCCCCACCAGAGGAACAAGCAGAAAAACCCTCCATGCTTTGTTTTAAGAAGCGGAAGAAGTCCTGTAAGAAGGGGCTGACTGTGAAGGATGTGTGTGAAGGCACCTCAGAGGAGAAAAGCCAGTGTGTCAGTGCTGACCAAGAGGAGGCAAAACCTTCCAAACCATCACAATCCTCCAAAGGAACCTGGGCAGCCATCAAAAACCTTACCAGACCTCGGAGAAGGCAGAAATCGTCCTCACGGAAGAAGGTGCCCTCTGATTCCCAAGTGCAGCTGGAGGTGGATGCTGAGGAGAGCTGTGCACAAGACCTCCCAAAGAAACGGGCAAGCTCTGGGGTGAAGATGCCCTGCGTGAGGTTCTCCAGAGGCAAGAAAAAATCCAGCCCCTCGGAAGCAGTGGAGGAGTCAGAGGGCAGTGGTCAAGCAAATGAAGTGATGGGTGTTTTGAATAAGGCTAGTGAAGAGCCAGAGGATTTGGCCCCGACGGACAAATCTGAATCCTTCAGCCCAgtctctgcagaggaggaggagcaggataCGGTGAAGCAGGAGCAGCATAGAATGAAAGAGGACCAGGATACAATGAAAGAGGAGCAGGATACAGTGAAGGAGGATAAGGATATAGTGAAGGAGGACCAGGatacagcaaaagaaagtgACACCTCTGTTGGGAAGAGTGAGCCCTTGACAGAGCCCACACCTGATGCAGAGGAACATTTGGAGTGCACCGTTCAGTCGGAGATAACCGATTCAGAGACAGTTGATGAAACAGCCCAGGACAAACTGCAGGAAGGAAGCCTACCCCAAACCACCGACAATGcggagggcagggaaggtgctCCTGAAGTGCCTGTTTCCAAAGATCAACCTGACAATGTCCCTGAAATCACAGAGCGGCAGGAAATCCCCAATATCTGCAAAGAGATGCCTGAAAGGGATGAATTGGAAAAGAGCATAAATCTTCCTGAGGAGTGCAAAGCCGAGGAGACTGTAACTGATTTCAGTGAGTTGGCATCTGGAGGTGATGCAGCAAGTGTACAGGAGACAGCAAGCGTGAAGGATGCGGCGAGTGTGAAGGATGCCACAAGTGTGCAAGAGGCAGTAAATGTGCAGGAGGCAGCAAGTGTGAAGGATGATGCAGTGAGTGTGAAGGATACAGTGAGTGTGAAGGATACAGCAAGTGTGCAGGATGCCACAAGTGTGCAGGATGCAGCAAGTGTGAAAGAGGCAGCGAATGTGCAGGATGCAACAAGTGTGAAGGATACAGTGGGTGTGCAGGATGCAGTGAGTGCACAGGatgcagcaggcaggaaggatGCAGCAAGTGCCCAAGAGGCAGCAAGTGTGCAGGATGCAGTGAGTGTGAAGCATGCAGTGAGTGCCCAAGAGGCAGTGAGTGTGCAGGAAGCAGTGAGCGTGAAGGATGCAGTGAATGCACAGGAGGCAGCGAGTGCACAGGAGGCAGCGAGTGCACAGGAGGCAGTGAGTGCACAAGAGGCAGTGAGTGTGCAGGAGGCAGTGAGTGCACAAGAGGCAGTGAGTGTGCAGGAGGCAGTGAGTGTGAAGGATGCAGTGAGCGTGAAGGATGCAGTGAGCGTGCAGGATGCAGTGAGTGCACAGGAGGCAGTGAGTGTGAAGGATGCAGTGAGTGCACAAGAGGCAGTGAGTGTGAAGGATGCAGCAAGTGTGCAGGAGGAAGCAAGTGTGAAGGAGCCAGTGAGTGTGCTGGAGGCAGCAAGCGTGCAGGAATGCTCCAGCCATCAGGTACTAGAAGCAAATGCTGGTGCTGGTGTCAgcatcatcatcaccatcactGAAGCTGAGGACTCTGACAACACCGACTCTGACCAGGCCTATGAGCCGTCCCCAGTTTTGCaccaaaaaaggcaaaaagggaataaaaaatcGAACAGGAATGCTGATGTTGGTCAAAAAGAGGGCCCCGAGGCTGGTGGCGGTCCCCAGGCAGAGGAGAAAGGTCTGGGTGACCAGGGGCACAGAACTGGGGAGCAGTACGAATTGCTCCTCATAGAAACCGCCTCTTCCCTCGTGAAGGCGGCCATTCAGTCATCCATAGAGCAGCTGGTCAACGAAATGGCCCTGGAACAGAATAAACACAACAGCTTTCTGTGA